DNA from Ziziphus jujuba cultivar Dongzao chromosome 2, ASM3175591v1:
ttttttgccttcaaTAAAGCTATAATTTTGTGTGATtaacttttatatttcttgGATATATACAACACACAAATCTATTTcagaattaaaattattattttgtttattgtatttattgtttattttaaatattgataaaaattaaactgTGAGGTTGGCCTAAGACCCCCAAAATCTCAAGGCCGGCGCTGCACATTATGAATAGTCCTTGGCAAGGCCAATTAAATTTAGACAGAGATAGGAAATTTGTATACTTTGCTGTTCTAATCACTGTTGTATATATGCtcgatttctttttttctgggtAAATCGAAATCAAGAGAACAGAAAACATATAGATATATTGATCACACACAATTTCGCCCTCCTCTACTCCTATGAGATATTGGTTCTGCTTTCTATTAAATAGATGCaaagtttaaacagaaaaaatGAATCTATAGAGCTTTCACCAAAAACCAAGTGTGTCAtcagcaaaattaaaaatttctctTGGCCTATATAACAGAAAATGGAAACTTAGTAGTGAAGAATGAAGAACGAAGTGTGTCAGCATTAAATACAGtactattgttattatgttgaaaaaaatatttgtgctacctttttttaaaaaaaaaaaaaaaattgctaagcaaaaataaaaaatacaaattatttgtataaaaatgtaattttattatatgaaaaaataattttgaacatccTTTTGAAATGtttgtccaaaaataaataaaatggctaTCATCAAcatttatttggaaaaagaaaagggataaaatcaaagaaaaatatatcctaaaaagataaaaaatgaaattgataaaatatgtatatatatatatatatatttgatattgatTTGTGTTGAGCATAATATGCATAAtatgcatatttatttatttatttattattattattattattttctgaaaaagCATAATATGCAGATTATACAATTTAGGTTTACGGATCTTCCccttcattttaaatttattggaaatgtaaaatttttaataagttGGGCTAAAATTCGGGCATATATAAGCTTAAAGCTCAAGCCCAATATTTAGCTGACCCTGATATGTCAAGACCCAACCCAATCGAACAAGCTAGAAGTTAAGTGGGGAGAGAGTGAAGCGtgtgaaataataattatcataatttGAAGTTTGAAAAACCAACGgtaagaaaatttaaatttcgtaacggtaatatttttttttccttggtttttagcccttaatattattataattaattattatgtagACATTGTGAACCTCAAATCCTTGTCTTTTACTCTCTCccgatcgaaaaaaaaaaaaaaaaaaaaaaaaaaagaagaagaagaagaagaagaaaaggagaaGCTGTGGGAAGAAGAGAGATTGTTGAAGAAGACGAGGCGATGGGATTGGCCGGTTTCTGCAACTCCATCACCGATCCCAAAAGAAATTGGGTAAGACAGGGACTCTTCTCACTCTCTTATTTCTGCCATGCAATCTATGTTTGTTGTGCCTGCAATGTTGTTAGGTCGTGCCTCTTGTTAGTTTAAATTGGTTGCCAAGTGAGTTCTTTTCTTCTGTATGATACCagcttttggaaaaaaaaaaaaaaaaaaaaagaaaaaaaattattggtagATTATGGAAGTTTTACGATGCCTCTGCAGAATAGCTATTATGGACAATGTTGGATATATTATTACCTGGATGATGTGCATGAATGTAGGATGCATTTGCTTAGATGTcaagattatttattttatagtgattttttattatgtccttcttgattttgtttttcatagcTCTTTTGATTAAGTTAggaacttttttttcttcttactttcttttggaattttaaCTCTTGATTTTGTTGTTCATATTCCCACACAAGAATATCATACTTGCCAAACCCCCCAGATGGTGTCTGCTATATTGAGGTTTCTccatcctttttctctttttatattttgaagagTGAACTGTTGTTAGTTTAATGTATACCATGGTTCAATCCACCTAGTCGTCTTTAATTCTCAGTTGTTGCCTTTATATATAGAGATGGGGTAACTAGTGTGAAGATCAGAAAGGCATTTGAAAAGACTTGGGATTGTTTAACTCCAGAGAAAGTGTGAATTTTCGTTGGCAGGGAGAGCAAGTTACCTTCATGCATGCCTAATGTGTGCTCACTTTGCAAAGGAATAGGTAATTTTGCTTGTCGTTTTGTACTTTATTCTCAATTGATCAAAATCTTTGACCTCTCAAAAACTAAGATTCTTCTATTTATTAGTCGTGTAGTCAGCTTCAAAAACTGTTAGTTATAGCCTATGTGACATTTGCATTTGATTTTGCAAATGGGCTGGAAGAATGCAGCATACAATTACTTTTTTACTTCCCCTGTATAGCATGTAGCACAGTTAACTAGTTACATATCGTTTTCCAGTGTTAAGTCTGTTTCAATATTGAAAGTATCTTATCTACATGCCATTTACATTGTTATCAATATCATTCTCTTTCCCTAATCATTTAGTTATCTTGTTGGACTATTTATATAtgtctgttttattttttcaaaagtaaGTCTATTTGAAGATATAGTCCTTGCTCAAATATAACCTGTCTGTGTCAACTATAACCTGTCTGTGTACATCGAGTATTAAAGGAGGTGGAGTAAAATTTGTGAGCAAGGACAGGGAAACTGCATATAATAAATTGACATTTTTTACAAGACTGCGCAAATTATAGGTGTCTTCCAAGCATGTGGATGCCAATGGTATTCTCATATGCGCATAAAAATTGAATGCAATAGGAGATTGTGGGGTTCAATCATAAGGTCCTACTGCCATGACCTTACAAGTTATCCTCATAGTTCTTATGTTCGGATTTTTCTCTTAGAACTTATATATTTGCATGATAGACTTGCTTACCTGCACATGTACATGGTTTTGCAtgataatctttttttattatttctgcaGTTATTAAAGTCGgtcattctttttaattttattttattttatttctgcaGTTATTGCAGTTGGTCTTTGACTTCCCTTTCTACACAATAGAAGACTTTTCATGGATGTTAAATAAGAAAATGTGAGGGGGTGTATAATTGTTGTAAAGCAAGGTTGAGTCCTGCTATGATAACTCTTGTTaataaaaaagatgatgaaatttttggtgTTTGGAAGAAGAGAATCGAACGGGGATTGCCCGAGATTCTCTTCCCACTTGTGTGGGTTTGTGTGTCGTGTGTGTGTCTCTCTTCTTGTCTCTCATTTGCTTCCTTTCCCTTCGAATATTTCCCTCTCAAATTTCTCTCTGTTTCTATctctgcatttttctttttcctgcttttccctctcctctttctctatgCTTTCTCTCAACCTTCTTTCTCTATTtggtttttcctttattttctcttttttgttatcTCTTTACGTTTTCTAACtgctttttctttataatacttcttttccattttttcctctctattttctttctcgACACCATCtactttctctttttgttttctactctctttcttttttaactttctctTACTGCTGTTTTTTCTCTCcacttttgtttctatttttcttttactaatTTCTCTGTGCTCTTCATCTCTAGTTTACTTTCAAAGCGATGTTATTGCCTAGGTAAATTACTTATTCCACATGCTATCAATGCTTACGAAATATgtccttaaaaaattaaatgtaaaaaaaaaaaaaaaaaaaaaaaaaaaaaaaagaggctatGCTAACTAtgctattattataatatatacaaaaaaaaaaaacataaaataaaatgaaatgaaatgaaatatatGGAAGAACAaaccagtaaaaaaaaaaaaaaaaagaaattagtaaGATAGGCATTTAAGTAAATTAGTAAGATAGGCATATAGAACcacacacaaaaaaattaataataataataatagaaagacAAGTTAAGAAAACGTAAAGAAACTCAAAAACCTAcctaaattaagaaattaaaaatattgtggtattgtttttaaactaatattgctaaattttaatatattgttgttttttcaataaaaaaatttaatatattctctattaatagtatatttttagattttaatataattaaaaaacttaaaaagttaaaaagaactTCAGgtaataattatttagaaaatagtattaaaaatacttaaacgagtacatatttaatatttaagtattttaatttaatttattctagTACTATTTAAAAAACTATTAGATATTGATGTCATCTCATAAAACTTAAATGTAACTACAAACTaaaatttaccttaaaaaacatgaaactaaaattaattacttcataaataaatatagtaatGGATGAAAGacttactattattaattactatataaactataaatatGAAACTAAAATTTACATTGAAAAACAGTTGtttagcataaaaaaatatagaaaagaaaatttagaaataGATTAGAAAAGATTAAGGACATAGTCCTAATGGATGAAAAACTTAAAAGTAATTTGATAGCTTGTGgaatgaataatttatttttatggcaaTAGTCAAATGGAGTAAGTAGCTAGAATAAAGAGTTAAAAAAGTGGAGGTAGAAAGTTGAAAAGATAATATGAGATTAGAAATATATGGAGAAAAGTCATGCAAAGTGTAGAGATAGTTTTTAGAGGAAGAAAGTGGTAAAAGGTGCAAGATGAGCAGAAAGAAATGTAAATaagagagaaattaaaagagaaagtagagataaaatataaatagggAAAATGTTGTGGGGAAAAAGGTAAAAGAGAGGATGGAGTGGATAAAAGTAGAGACAAAAAGACAAAATGCTGGAAGTATAGAAATGGGGggagaaaatagagagaaaaatggaaagagaaaaatagagagaaaggGGGGgagtttttgcctttttttttttttttaagcataactactttgttttattcatttgtaataaattcaatttcaataattacattttatttttgtctttcacGTATTAGATACATTTCCTTCACTATTGTTACATAATCAAGCTAgcattcaattttcaaaatctatttaGAAGACCTTGATCTAATGGCtatcatataatttttctttttcctgatGAATTAATGGTTATAAACACCACCtaaatttatcaataagaaatgCATTGTCAAAAGGCCTAGTTTGAGGAGGGAAGACTATTAAATATGTAAGTCACAAAccatttattgaattaaaacATATAATGCGTTCTCGTGAAAAAGAAGGTTACTTCATACACAAGAGGGCTATTGGAAATAAGCTCATAGGGAAAGGTCAGAGCAACTTCCCAtaataaaaggataaaaataaaaaataaaaagttaaatttaatgagCTCATTTAGTGACTTTCGAGGCAGAATTGCATATgataatctaaatatataagATTACACTTGGGAGTATAGATGGAATTTATATGTTGTTtttgaaccatatatatgtTGGTATTAAAATTGCCTTCAAATTTTCATTCTAAATCCCAATATTTGTTTAGGCATCATTATCTCGCCAATAAATAAACTCTCTTTGTCATAAACGATTCATTGACTTTAGCTAATTGGGTGATAATTTGCACTGCTACTataagtgggaaaaaaaaaggcaaaatacTTTTTTCAACAAAGTTGGTACTTAAAATGTAAACGATAGTTTATACTCATTAAGCTtcttttaaaaaccaaaaaatgtaATCCAATATTCTTCATTCCCCTGTTTCATATCTCAAAAAAGGTCTTCcttttatatttcttaaaattttaccatttaGAACTCTGTATCTAGCTGTTTGTAAATAAACTCTCTTTGTCATAAACGATTCATTGACTTTAGCTAATTGGGTGACAATTTGCACTGCTActataagggggaaaaaaaaaaggcaaaatacTTTTTTCAACAAAGTTGGTACTTAAAATGTAAATGATAGTTTATACTCATTAAGCTtcttttaaaaaccaaaaaatgtaATCCAATATTCTTCATTCCCCTGTTTCATATCTCAAAAAAGGTCTTCcttttatatttcttaaaattttaccatttaGAACTCTGTATCTAGCTGTTTGTtgtgtcaaaatatttatatgtatttctATTTTCCTTTGGTCAACGTAAAAAAATACACATGATGCGGAACTTTTTTATAAGATTCTTTATTTGAAGATGATTGCAAtggaaggaaataaataaatgataaataaaagcaaaaacaaaaacaaaaaaacagcccATCATCAGGAAGTAAAGGTGAAGAGATCTGATACTGGTGTTGACTTTCAACAAGTTAGAAGAGTACTGCAACTCAGTTAACCATGGAAGCTTGCTCACAATCCCACTCAATTCTGAACCCTCCACCATTGAAAGATCAACGCCATTCGGAACAAGTTGCCTCAGAGAGACAAGACCCAAAACCCATTCAACATCTTCAACGAGCAATCTCCATTCCAAATCTCAGTAACCACCAATTACAAGAGAATGCAGATGTGGGTTATGGAGATCAACTGCAATAACAGCTCCTGCATTGCTATCCCAGCTTATTCCCCAGCATTGAAAACGGTTGCTTCCTTTCCAAGAAAAAAGCTGGTTTTCAGGATCATGAAGACGGTTCTTGAAGTCTATAAGAGCTTCTCTGTCTGAGTCCAAGCAATTCATCAACTATGCATCAGTTTTAGAAAGAAAATGTCCTGTTACTATAAAGCAGAGAATCGGTAACCTTATGATCGTTGCCATCAAAGGTCCAACCTTTTTATGCCAGAAAGTATTGatgaaatttcaatataaagtattgatgaaatttcaatataaacTGGCTTTTGGTAAAGAGGAAGAAGATActtttatttcatattataaGATCAGAGAAATAGTTAATTAATGACAATAAGAGCGGGGGAAAAGGTAAAGACACTTATTAACCAACAAAAAGATGAGAAATATAAAAGTTGAAATCAATGGGGAAGTGAGGACTTATTTGTGGAAGCAAATGAGTCCTTTTTGTAAGTCAATGAAGGAAGCTGCAGAGAAAGTCATGATTATGCAGTTGCTGAAAATCTATGTAGTATAACATTGACTAtcggaattttttatttttgttgaaccACACGGGCTTTGATATTCATATTAGTCTTTGCATAGTAATATTATTCATTGTACTAAAGAAATTGGGTTTTACAGTATGTGATATATGTTACTCATAAAATTGCATAGAACTTCAGAAAAGATAAACATAAAAAGTTTGCTGTCAACATATGATATCTAAAAGAATGTAATTTCTGAAAACGTAGCATGATGCAAGTTCATAACCGGTTTCAAGTGAGTTTTGAccattaataaggctattgagcAACTGAAAAGATGGTCTAAGTGATGGTCTGAGTAGAGACTCAACTTAAGCTAAGTGAGTTTAGAAGGTGATTTGTCCCAAGTTTTACACTTTTTACAAATCATAACGAAAAGCTTCTTAGGCATAATACAGCTATTATGGTTTCCATTTGAAATGCTGGACATAATGCAGATAAGAGGGTTGAATTCAGTAACTGTAATAGAACCTTGCTTAACTTGTTTTCTTCAATTCTTCTTCCTTGCCCTGTGTTTCATGGAAAACAAGCAGCAATTTTTCGCAGTTTTAATTGCTTTACTGTAGGAGACTTTGTGctgacctttcttcttgtttttctattttccatTTTGTTGTTCTAACCGGATGATGATCTCTTGGCCAACAAAAGGAAAAACGAAAAAAGCTTTTCTAATTGCTTACCATTACAGTTTTGAAGCTACGAAAATTGTAACTAGTATTTGAGCTTCCTTTTTGTTCTTTCCTCTTGTATTTTCcacaatttcatataaaaatataaagttaaaatAACAAGACAAAGAACAAACAAGATGCAGAAAAgtaaaaaactcattcctatgAATTAAAGGCATCCATGCCTTTCCATCTTATTCATTCATATTTAGATTCCTTGACATGCaatttcaataagtaaatacagCTAAAAGATCAATCAGTAGAACCACAATCTTCactagtaaaattatattttaaaaaaaataaaaataaaaatatatcttcaCTGTTGATGCCCTCTGTTCCTCTTCTGTATGGTTCTATGTTTCAACCATAAATATAGTATTCTTTCCAGCACTACATCTACCGCACCAAAATAGGCTTCTCTCAAACATTTCCTCATAGCCAATATTATATAAGGAACCAGAATTCCTGCTGCAAATCCCAATCCAATGCTCAAATAAAACCATTGATCAACAAAACTGTCACCACTATTGTTATCCTTGGGAGTAGTCCAACCGCTATCTgaatcttcttcatcatcaccaGGACACTTTACAGCAAGTGGAGTCCCACAAAGGCCAAGGTTTCCAGCAAAAGAAGGAGCATCAAAAGTTGACAGATGATCTGAATAAGGGATCCTTCCAGATAAGTTATTCTTTGACAAATTCAGGAAACCCAAAAATGAGAGCAATCCCAAACTTCGAGGAATAACACCTGAAAACTCATTGCTTGAGAGATCAAGCGACGACAATTGCTTCAACTCTGAAATGCTCTCAGGAATGTATCCACTTATATGGTTTCTAGACAAGTTCATGACCACCAAACCCAACAGTTTTGTTATCTCAATAGGAAGACCTCCACTCAAATTATTTCCTGAGAGATCTAGGCTGGTTAGAAGGGAGAGGGTCTTGGTGTACGTTCTAAACTGTCCTTCCAAATTtacaacaaaattttctttgtagTAGCCACCCCTAGTCCCGTACAAGAGATAATGGTCGAATGTCCCATAAAATAGATAATGGTTACTGTTTTGGACTTGTGACATGGCTTTGAAATCTCCAAAGCTAGCAGGAATACTGCCATTCAGCTGATTCTCTGCCAGGTCCAGGACTTGTAATGAGCTTAAATTCGATAGCACTGATGGAAGTTCTCCTGAAAATGAATTAGACCTTAAGCTAAGAATTCTTAGACTTTTGAAGCCTTTCCCAAACCACGGTGGTATTCTACCCATTATCCTGTTATATCCAAGATCCAGTGTCTCCAAACTAGATAAGTTCAGGAAAGATATTGGGAGATATCCAGAGAGCTTGTTGTCACTTAGGTGCAAGGTTTGAAGCTCCTTTAATCGACCCAGGGATTCAGGAATTTTCCCAAATAAATTGTTCATACTGAGGTCTAATGCTGTTAGGAAAGAACAATTTCCAATGCTTGATGGAATACTTCCTGTTAAGTTGTTTCTCGAAAGATCAATGACTAAAAGATGACGATTATTAGCTATAGAAACTGGGATTTCTCCATTTATATGGTTGTCAGAAAGAGAGAGGACATAAAAATCATAACTCATGTTCTTCGGAATAGTaccagaaaatttatttttggatagatCAAGAAATTTAATGTTGTCACTTGGGATAGGAATGGACCCACTGAAGAAGTTTAAGCTGAAATCAACCACTGCAAATGAAGCTAAGCTTAATGGACTCGACAGGTGACCTTCTAATTGATTATGGGAAACATTCAACAATATTAAGTTGGAGGAACGTTCCCAAAACCAGTAGGGCATGGAACCGGTGATGCTAGCATTTGAGAAATCTAAATTAGTGACTTccttttgtgactttagccaaGCAGGAAATGCAGGACCCAAATGGCATGAACCCATTTGAATATGCCAGACTTGGAATGGGGGAACCCAATTGGAACTGACATTCAAGGTGAAAGAGTTAAAAGATAGAAGTAAATGTTTTAGCTTACCTtgctttaaaaaatgtttttcagTAACTAAACCAGTCAAATGATTGGAGGAAACATCAAAAAATATCAACTCAGAAAGCTGTCCCAAACTTTCTGGAAGAGTTCCATTTAGTTCATTCCCTCCTAGCCATAATACAGAAAGATTTTGCAGTAAACCTAAAGAAGCTGGGATGGGACCATGAAGAGAGTTATAGAGCAAACGAAGTTCAACAAGATTCTTGAGCTGACCTAGCCATTCGGGCAATTTACCAACCAGGTGATTATTTGACAAATCCAAGTACTGTAGACTAGGCAGTGGTTTCCTAGAGAGACAATCTGTTCCTTCAAGGACTTCGGGTAAAGTACCAGTCAcgttattatttgatatatcaAAATGCATCAGGTTGCAAAGTTTTCCAATAGAGCTTGGAATCTCACCCTCAACATGATTTCCAGGAAGATTTAAGCGAGTGAGAAATGTCATGTTTCCAAGGGAAGCAGGAAGTTTCCCATGTAGACTATTGGATGCAATATCAAGGACATGTATCTTCTCCCATCTTCCCCTCAATAGTTGATGACAACTTCCAGTGAGGTTATCATTACCAGCAAGATATAAAAACTGCAAATTAGGCAGCTCACTAAAACCAAGAGGAATTCTTCCAAACAAACCATTGTTACTTAAATCCAAAGTAACGAGGGAGCTGATATTGACAAGCCAATCAGGTACTTTTGAATTGAATTTGTTAAAACTAAGATCTAGGGAAACAAGTGAAGATATGTTTACAAAAGCAGGAGTTGGAATGGTAACAGATAAGCTACAAGACGATAGGTGCAGCTTAGTTAAGGATGGGAGTTTGTTTAGTGTCCTAATCCAGTCTGATCCTACCATTGAAAGATTAACTCCATTCATCACAAGATGTTCTAAAGAGACAAGACCTGTCACCCACTCAAGATTATCAACATATGAACTCCAAGACTCAACATCAAGATACTGCAAGCCAGAGAGGTTCCCTAGAGTTAGAGGAATTGCACCACTAAACCCAGCATTTGAGAGATTTAAATATTGCAAATTTTTCAAAGATCCCAAAAATTCAGGAATTTTGTTGCCATCAAATGTGTTCAAACTTAAGTCCAAATGCCTCAAGGACTTGAGTTTTGTTAATGAAGGCCTAATTTCCCCACTGACGTTCCAGAATCCGTACCTGCTAGAAGAATGAAAACGTTGTGGATATGGATTATGGAGATCAACTGCAATAACAGCTCCTGTATT
Protein-coding regions in this window:
- the LOC107417691 gene encoding receptor-like protein EIX2; translation: MEIVTAGVPLMILVICFIIITGGFCPNTDALLMNCLESDQEALLDFKNGLYDPENRLSSWKGSNCCQWWGISCESNTGAVIAVDLHNPYPQRFHSSSRYGFWNVSGEIRPSLTKLKSLRHLDLSLNTFDGNKIPEFLGSLKNLQYLNLSNAGFSGAIPLTLGNLSGLQYLDVESWSSYVDNLEWVTGLVSLEHLVMNGVNLSMVGSDWIRTLNKLPSLTKLHLSSCSLSVTIPTPAFVNISSLVSLDLSFNKFNSKVPDWLVNISSLVTLDLSNNGLFGRIPLGFSELPNLQFLYLAGNDNLTGSCHQLLRGRWEKIHVLDIASNSLHGKLPASLGNMTFLTRLNLPGNHVEGEIPSSIGKLCNLMHFDISNNNVTGTLPEVLEGTDCLSRKPLPSLQYLDLSNNHLVGKLPEWLGQLKNLVELRLLYNSLHGPIPASLGLLQNLSVLWLGGNELNGTLPESLGQLSELIFFDVSSNHLTGLVTEKHFLKQGKLKHLLLSFNSFTLNVSSNWVPPFQVWHIQMGSCHLGPAFPAWLKSQKEVTNLDFSNASITGSMPYWFWERSSNLILLNVSHNQLEGHLSSPLSLASFAVVDFSLNFFSGSIPIPSDNIKFLDLSKNKFSGTIPKNMSYDFYVLSLSDNHINGEIPVSIANNRHLLVIDLSRNNLTGSIPSSIGNCSFLTALDLSMNNLFGKIPESLGRLKELQTLHLSDNKLSGYLPISFLNLSSLETLDLGYNRIMGRIPPWFGKGFKSLRILSLRSNSFSGELPSVLSNLSSLQVLDLAENQLNGSIPASFGDFKAMSQVQNSNHYLFYGTFDHYLLYGTRGGYYKENFVVNLEGQFRTYTKTLSLLTSLDLSGNNLSGGLPIEITKLLGLVVMNLSRNHISGYIPESISELKQLSSLDLSSNEFSGVIPRSLGLLSFLGFLNLSKNNLSGRIPYSDHLSTFDAPSFAGNLGLCGTPLAVKCPGDDEEDSDSGWTTPKDNNSGDSFVDQWFYLSIGLGFAAGILVPYIILAMRKCLREAYFGAVDVVLERILYLWLKHRTIQKRNRGHQQ